A part of Spiribacter vilamensis genomic DNA contains:
- a CDS encoding NTP transferase domain-containing protein translates to MKAIILAAGQGTRLRPLTDDKPKCLVELAGKPLLDHQLEVLRAAGVDDIHVVAGYRADQLDRPDFTRHINERFAETNMVSTLFAANSVMTGEDDLIISYGDIVFEPRVLAALQAVDAPIGLAVDREWQRYWAARMDDPLADAETLRLADGDRIIELGKKPESYADIQGQYTGLIKIRADHVAWLPQVWRAMDRAASYDGKDYDNMYMTSFVQHLIDKGWEARAAFVDNGWAEIDCETDLLVAPDFWRCL, encoded by the coding sequence ATGAAAGCCATCATCCTCGCCGCCGGGCAGGGTACTCGCCTGCGCCCGCTGACCGACGACAAGCCCAAGTGCCTGGTGGAGCTGGCTGGTAAGCCGCTGCTGGATCATCAGCTCGAGGTGCTTCGTGCCGCCGGGGTTGATGACATCCACGTAGTCGCGGGCTACCGCGCCGACCAGCTGGATCGCCCCGACTTCACCCGCCACATCAACGAGCGTTTTGCTGAGACCAATATGGTCAGCACTCTCTTTGCGGCGAATTCGGTAATGACTGGGGAGGATGACCTCATCATTAGCTACGGCGACATCGTGTTTGAGCCGCGTGTTCTGGCGGCGTTGCAAGCGGTGGACGCCCCTATCGGCCTGGCGGTGGACCGCGAGTGGCAACGCTATTGGGCGGCACGGATGGACGACCCTTTGGCCGACGCCGAGACGCTCAGACTTGCAGACGGTGACCGAATAATCGAACTGGGTAAAAAGCCGGAGAGCTACGCTGATATTCAAGGTCAGTACACCGGCCTCATAAAAATCCGCGCAGATCATGTAGCGTGGCTTCCGCAGGTGTGGCGTGCAATGGACCGAGCCGCCAGCTACGACGGCAAGGATTACGACAATATGTACATGACAAGCTTTGTACAGCACCTGATAGATAAGGGCTGGGAAGCGAGAGCGGCCTTTGTTGATAACGGATGGGCCGAAATTGACTGCGAAACCGACCTTTTGGTTGCACCGGATTTTTGGCGGTGTCTCTGA
- a CDS encoding gamma-glutamyl-gamma-aminobutyrate hydrolase family protein (Members of this family of hydrolases with an active site Cys residue belong to MEROPS family C26.), with amino-acid sequence MSQRCDSVAGRDEVRDALDVHLSLLLWELGFLPMPMASAINDHGEYLEALMPDAVVLSGGNDIGQTPERDCLETALLIHAAACRLPVLGICRGMQMINHHQGGDLRPVSGHVAVRHRVSGSLVGTTGREVNSYHDQGVLDADLGNDLEAKAWSDDGAVEALRHRNWPWLGIMWHPERDSPVTEADQRLIRRHLGGTALSISKGAHS; translated from the coding sequence GTGAGTCAGCGCTGTGACTCCGTGGCCGGTCGCGATGAGGTGCGCGATGCGCTCGACGTGCACTTAAGCTTGCTGCTCTGGGAGCTCGGCTTCCTGCCGATGCCCATGGCGAGCGCCATCAACGATCACGGGGAATACCTCGAGGCCCTGATGCCTGATGCGGTAGTCCTGAGCGGCGGCAACGACATCGGCCAGACTCCTGAGCGCGACTGCTTGGAGACGGCGCTGCTAATCCACGCCGCCGCCTGCCGACTGCCGGTGCTCGGGATCTGCCGAGGCATGCAGATGATTAACCATCACCAGGGCGGCGATCTGCGACCGGTGTCTGGCCATGTGGCGGTGCGCCATCGGGTGAGCGGGTCGCTGGTCGGCACCACAGGCCGCGAAGTAAACAGCTATCACGACCAGGGCGTGCTCGACGCTGACCTAGGTAACGATCTTGAGGCCAAGGCCTGGTCTGACGACGGCGCGGTCGAGGCGCTGCGCCATCGGAACTGGCCCTGGCTCGGGATCATGTGGCACCCGGAGCGGGATTCGCCGGTGACCGAAGCCGACCAACGACTCATTCGCAGACACCTGGGAGGCACAGCCCTGAGCATTTCCAAAGGAGCGCATTCATGA